In the genome of Paenibacillus pabuli, one region contains:
- the dnaG gene encoding DNA primase: MSTGQGGIPESIIESVLQQHDIVDTVSRFVHLTKQGKYMKGLCPFHSEKTPSFTVTPEKQIFYCYGCGTGGNAIKFRMEIEGLSFPEAVKTMAEESHISMGDWQGRESAHVNPETERLLEAYELTAKLYHFLLKNTEHGKVAMEYLRSRGFSDKLIDQFQIGYAPNRWDTLVQFLEKREFPLEEMEKGGLLSPRNEGQGYVDRFRDRVMFPINGRSGKPIAFAGRILGDGQPKYLNSPETRLFNKSRVLYNLHHAKNAIRKQRQAILFEGYGDVISAWDQDIQNGVAAMGTALTENQALMLKGMCDEVIVCYDGDRAGQAAALKNFPILEEAGLRVKIALIPDGLDPDDFIRKHGGERFRNQIVDGAVTTTKFKLINLKKNHILLEGGGQIAYSKEAVKLIAPLSSPTEREVYLRELAAEVDVSFETLKQECNEEREAMKNNLQFGDNNPKRWNNGRQQNRQVPTPNLLPAYHAAERKLLAWMLQDDEAAQYVNEHLGEAFNLDDHAAIAAYLYAYYAQGKPSDTSRFMSSLHDDRLEKTVSSISMMDGPGEWSVQVLDDCIREVLKYPRKKEYDLKKEEMIAAERAGDSVRAAQIAIEMIALERQ; the protein is encoded by the coding sequence ATGAGTACCGGACAAGGCGGTATACCCGAAAGCATTATTGAATCGGTGTTACAGCAGCATGATATCGTCGATACGGTGAGCCGATTTGTACATCTGACCAAACAGGGGAAATATATGAAAGGCCTCTGTCCTTTTCATTCTGAGAAGACGCCTTCGTTTACAGTTACGCCTGAGAAACAAATTTTCTATTGCTACGGTTGCGGCACGGGTGGAAATGCCATCAAATTCAGGATGGAAATCGAAGGGTTATCCTTTCCCGAGGCTGTCAAAACGATGGCAGAAGAAAGCCACATTTCAATGGGGGACTGGCAAGGGCGTGAATCGGCTCATGTTAATCCAGAGACCGAACGTTTATTGGAGGCGTATGAGCTTACCGCGAAACTGTATCATTTCTTATTGAAAAATACAGAGCACGGCAAAGTGGCTATGGAATATTTACGGTCACGTGGGTTTAGCGATAAACTCATTGATCAATTCCAGATTGGCTATGCGCCTAATCGCTGGGACACCTTGGTACAATTTCTGGAGAAACGCGAATTTCCGCTTGAAGAGATGGAGAAGGGTGGTTTACTGTCACCGCGAAACGAAGGTCAGGGCTATGTGGACCGTTTCCGAGACAGGGTCATGTTTCCGATTAATGGCAGGAGCGGAAAGCCGATTGCATTTGCAGGCCGCATTTTGGGAGACGGGCAACCAAAGTATCTAAATTCACCGGAAACCCGGTTGTTTAACAAAAGCCGTGTTCTCTACAATCTGCATCATGCCAAAAATGCAATTCGCAAACAAAGACAGGCCATATTGTTCGAAGGATATGGTGATGTTATCTCCGCCTGGGATCAGGATATCCAGAATGGTGTCGCAGCAATGGGTACTGCGCTCACTGAGAATCAGGCACTGATGCTTAAAGGCATGTGTGACGAAGTCATTGTATGTTATGACGGTGATCGAGCTGGACAGGCTGCAGCACTCAAAAACTTCCCTATACTTGAGGAAGCCGGATTGCGAGTCAAAATTGCTCTAATACCGGATGGGTTAGACCCGGATGATTTCATCCGCAAGCATGGTGGCGAGCGGTTCCGTAACCAGATTGTGGACGGGGCCGTAACGACTACAAAATTTAAGCTTATAAACCTGAAAAAAAACCATATACTGCTAGAAGGCGGCGGACAAATTGCTTATTCCAAGGAAGCGGTGAAACTTATTGCTCCTTTGTCTTCTCCTACAGAACGGGAAGTATATCTTCGGGAACTGGCTGCGGAAGTGGACGTATCATTTGAAACACTGAAGCAGGAGTGTAACGAAGAACGGGAAGCCATGAAAAATAACCTCCAGTTTGGGGATAATAACCCGAAAAGGTGGAATAATGGTAGGCAACAAAATAGGCAGGTGCCTACACCCAATCTGTTGCCGGCTTATCACGCTGCTGAACGCAAACTGCTCGCCTGGATGCTTCAGGATGATGAGGCTGCCCAGTACGTAAATGAGCATCTCGGTGAAGCTTTTAACTTGGATGATCATGCAGCTATTGCTGCTTATCTATATGCCTATTATGCGCAAGGCAAACCGTCGGATACAAGCCGTTTTATGTCTTCACTGCATGACGACCGACTGGAAAAGACAGTCAGTTCAATCTCGATGATGGATGGTCCAGGTGAATGGAGTGTTCAGGTGCTCGACGATTGCATCAGGGAAGTGCTGAAATATCCGCGTAAGAAAGAGTACGATCTGAAAAAAGAAGAAATGATTGCTGCAGAGCGGGCAGGTGATTCTGTACGCGCGGCACAAATTGCAATTGAAATGATTGCCCTAGAGAGACAGTGA
- a CDS encoding YaiI/YqxD family protein, giving the protein MSELNVRHIVVDGDACPVKSEIAETALRFKVPVLMVSSFDHFLQGGEGVRTVQVDRSDQSADLYIANHIKPYDVVITQDYGLAALALGKRCYVLSFRGREFNDRDIDFMLDSRHTAAKARKRGQYGKGPKAFTEQDREIFQHKLTKLLKDLQENV; this is encoded by the coding sequence TTGAGTGAGTTGAATGTACGCCATATTGTTGTTGATGGTGATGCTTGCCCGGTTAAGTCGGAGATCGCAGAAACAGCTCTCCGATTCAAAGTTCCTGTATTAATGGTCTCTTCATTTGATCATTTTCTTCAGGGCGGAGAAGGAGTTCGCACCGTTCAAGTAGATCGAAGTGATCAGAGTGCAGACCTGTACATTGCCAATCACATCAAGCCATACGATGTTGTCATTACACAGGATTATGGACTGGCGGCGCTCGCACTTGGCAAACGTTGTTATGTTTTATCATTTCGTGGTCGTGAGTTTAATGATCGTGACATTGATTTCATGCTGGATTCCCGTCATACTGCGGCCAAAGCACGAAAAAGAGGCCAGTATGGAAAAGGGCCAAAAGCTTTCACAGAGCAGGATCGGGAAATTTTTCAACATAAACTGACAAAACTTTTGAAAGATTTGCAGGAGAATGTGTAA